A part of Papaver somniferum cultivar HN1 unplaced genomic scaffold, ASM357369v1 unplaced-scaffold_118, whole genome shotgun sequence genomic DNA contains:
- the LOC113330419 gene encoding uncharacterized protein LOC113330419 gives MSRQTEFMQKVLHDLRRRKEHMAMSQTPKDSNQNQTSADAYRKFKQASQGSKETNPYGSIGSTSHYVNGWYDKGQDSSFSTKESSKQITPIGGGRDRSSENVADLSMALAFALKNNGKHKRMGSSENSSTTFLHHIGKVDLVEVDRRSDVPSSGPFPTPSPLHKQEISNGAEKLNQILTGCHDGLNSEKFSVEIGYELLKGAMDLEQSLRMLVNLQGVSKNMVIPQRKQRTIRLVEVEEDPSHTTETVNKQTKPERPKLSFNKLSRNSAEDVLQATKTNLIKQKQLTLYSPTEPQKINSAKQAPTTSSETVSHRRSASCGEIANTITLTNSNKHSRSDSQPKRGRLSNVVAKLMGLEEFPTPIESKAGGLYDPAIKQESSVAYNSKSLHETTKKIIPDPVHNDKLRLRTDEPKVLPTNNSETQIADRSLVRQNETSERVVHKEKSHPNEPKNSETLAREQEKKTRQNKRNMKEQKNTRNGDTKEKVFVDELHFPQQIRNQPEPVFIKQEKAATKETMLQKERTNANDELLTSTKQENPQQDIPRQPWYKLRKSESKNSKLQAAKEQITVKRKLHPKNPEETEIMQKVNASRSIHDVMDLQQKLIHKNPATVRKKPDKPDDAIKRSIREDLISQQNIIILQPELRKPAKENFKHRIIPTDRDTNEEISKVEIMTPVSIKLMQNKVEGTELLKIMPPRILNKKLGSDSPDRNVAQVSIMLTREEEEEANIQSPISTEATHTIPRVTPSVSYSTAEEYQMLNEMQTINANAKIQKTTEVSKPLQASVVLLSKDLPFKSTDSSIQIKALQESSIIDVAKPLQQERPKSEILGSAPANEDHLKQILLRSRVFLNAAVALFRIQFPVRTLHCSTNKCQDEDSKLLLDSGYETMRRKGKIQELNCNPCLGISVGSKKVRCLDSLVKELSEDLETYKYSANEHIEDEASHLHYLLHKDIENKNPVVNCMWDFGWSDIMFSCIEKEEVIRDVEKHVLNRLIDEITRDFIHLSVAIY, from the exons ATGTCGAGGCAAACAGAATTCATGCAGAAAGTGTTGCATGATCTGCGACGGAGGAAAGAACATATGGCTATGTCTCAGACTCCCAAAGATTCAAATCAGAATCAGACATCTGCAG ATGCATATCGAAAATTCAAGCAAGCTTCTCAAGGATCAAAAGAAACAAACCCCTACGGAAGT ATTGGTTCTACTAGCCATTACGTGAACGGATGGTATGATAAGGGGCAAGATTCATCATTCTCTACAAAAGAATCTTCAAAACAGATTACGCCAATAGGTGGTGGCAGAGATCGTAGCTCTGAAAATGTAGCTGATTTGTCCATGGCACTTGCTTTTGCGCTGAAGAACAACGGGAAGCACAAGAGGATGGGATCATCAGAAAACTCTTCGACGACTTTCCTGCATCACATTGGAAAAGTGGATTTGGTGGAGGTGGATAGAAGGTCAGATGTACCTTCAAGTGGTCCATTTCCTACTCCTTCACCTCTGCACAAACAAGAGATCTCGAATGGTGCGGAGAAGCTGAATCAAATCCTCACTGGTTGCCATGATGGCttaaattctgaaaaattctctGTCGAAATCGGGTACGAACTCCTCAAAGGAGCCATGGATTTGGAACAATCCTTAAGAATGCTTGTAAACTTGCAAGGAGTTTCCAAGAACATGGTTATCCCTCAAAGAAAGCAACGGACAATAAGACTGGTGGAGGTTGAAGAGGATCCCAGTCATACCACTGAAACAGTCAACAAACAGACGAAACCAGAACGACCAAAGCTTTCTTTCAATAAACTATCAAGAAACTCTGCCGAAGATGTTCTACAGGCTACAAAGACCAACCTCATAAAGCAGAAGCAGTTAACCTTATACTCTCCTACAGAACCCCAGAAGATCAATTCCGCAAAACAAGCTCCTACTACCTCAAGTGAAACCGTTTCCCATAGACGCTCAGCCAGCTGCGGCGAAATTGCAAACACCATCACTTTGACAAACTCAAATAAGCACTCGCGTTCAGACTCTCAACCGAAAAGGGGGAGACTATCAAATGTTGTCGCAAAACTTATGGGTCTGGAAGAGTTTCCAACACCGATAGAATCAAAAGCTGGAGGGTTATATGACCCAGCTATCAAGCAAGAATCATCCGTAGCCTATAATTCTAAATCATTGCAcgaaactacaaaaaaaattatacccGACCCAGTGCATAATGATAAACTTCGTTTGCGCACAGATGAGCCAAAAGTGCTGCCAACCAACAACTCGGAAACCCAGATTGCTGACAGAAGCTTGGTTAGGCAAAATGAGACATCCGAGAGAGTGGTTCACAAAGAGAAATCACATCCTAATGAGCCAAAAAATTCTGAAACTCTAGCGAGAGAACAGGAAAAGAAGACGAGGCAGAATAAACGAAATATGAAGGAACAGAAAAACACAAGGAATGGGGACACAAAGGAGAAGGTGTTTGTGGATGAATTGCACTTTCCCCAACAGATACGTAATCAACCAGAACCAGTATTTATAAAGCAAGAAAAAGCAGCAACCAAGGAGACTATGCTCCAGAAAGAGAGGACAAATGCAAACGACGAGCTATTGACATCGACCAAGCAAGAAAATCCACAACAAGATATCCCACGTCAGCCATGGTACAAGCTCAGGAAATCGGAGTCGAAGAACTCAAAGCTTCAAGCAGCTAAGGAACAGATAACCGTGAAAAGGAAGCTGCATCCGAAAAATCCAGAAGAAACTGAGattatgcaaaaagtaaacgcATCAAGGTCAATCCATGATGTCATGGATTTGCAACAGAAGCTAATACATAAGAATCCTGCCACAGTTCGTAAAAAACCAGATAAACCTGATGATGCGATAAAGAGGAGCATTCGTGAagatctaatcagtcaacaaaatATTATTATactccaacctgagttaaggaaACCTGCAAAAGAGAATTTCAAACACCGGATCATTCCGACAGATAGAGATACCAATGAGGAGATATCAAAAGTTGAGATCATGACACCTGTTAGCATCAAGCTGATGCAGAATAAGGTAGAAGGTACTGAATTACTTAAAATCATGCCCCCAAGAATACTAAACAAAAAATTAGGCAGTGACTCCCCTGACAGGAATGTAGCACAAGTAAGCATCATGCTAActagagaagaagaggaagaagcaaACATCCAATCACCCATATCAACGGAAGCTACACACACAATTCCTAGAGTGACACCCTCTGTCAGCTACTCCACTGCAGAAGAATACCAAATGCTAAACGAAATGCAGACCATCAATGCAAATGCCAAG ATTcaaaagaccacagaagtttccAAACCTTTGCAAGCTTCAGTGGTTTTGCTTTCCAAAGATCTACCATTTAAGTCTACAGACAGTTCAATTCAAATTAAAG CCTTACAGGAGAGCAGCATTATAGATGTTGCTAAACCTTTACAGCAGGAGAGGCCCAAATCTGAAATACTAGGGTCAGCTCCAGCAAACGAAGATCACCTCAAGCAAATACTTCTTAGAAGTCGAGTTTTCCTTAATGCAGCTGTGGCACTCTTCAGAATTCAGTTTCCTGTACGTACCCTTCATTGCAGTACCAACAAGTGTCAAGATGAAGATAGTAAACTGCTTTTAGACTCTGGATACGAAACTATGAGAAGGAAAGGAAAAATACAAGAGCTCAATTgcaatccttgtttaggcatttcTGTTGGGTCCAAGAAGGTTAGATGCTTGGACAGCTTGGTTAAGGAGTTGAGTGAGGACCTTGAAACGTATAAGTACTCTGCTAATGAACACATTGAAGATGAAGCAAGCCACCTACACTATTTGCTCCATAAAGACATCGAAAATAAGAATCCAGTCGTAAACTGTATGTGGGATTTTGGATGGAGTGACATAATGTTTTCATGTATTGAAAAAGAGGAAGTCATAAGGGATGTGGAGAAGCATGTGCTCAATAGACTGATAGATGAAATTACTAGAGATTTCATACATTTAAGTGTTGCAATCTATTAA